DNA from Macrobrachium rosenbergii isolate ZJJX-2024 chromosome 21, ASM4041242v1, whole genome shotgun sequence:
aatttggaaagaaaatattttttggagatgttaatttattttgagaataaaaatatttttggaaatgtcagtttatttttagaagaaaaatgtttttggaaatatgaaatttttcagtAAGACTGTAAATGGTTTGCATGAATtgcatttttagaaataaaatatttttgggaatattaatttttccagtaagattttaaatggtttacataaactgcatttaaatttttcatttaagattaaatctctctctctctctctctctctctctctctctctctctcttctctctctctctctctctctctatctctcctttttaattcatttatcccccttctctctctctctctctctctctctctctcttattcttaatTCAGTatcgtttctttctctctctccattcgtttcttttctttcagagagagagagagagagagagagagagagagagagagagagagaaggaatgaatttgttcccCCCGTAAACATTTGAGATcagaggagctctctctctctctctctctctctctctctctctctctctctctctctctctcagattgcgTGTTACGTTTATGGCAccaatatttacaaaaagtgaTTCGACCTGATGTAAATAAAATTGACccatgcagaaagagagagagagatggtaacagttgagagcgagagagagagagaatcgtagcCTTAAGAGAAATTGGATAAACTCTACAAAGTGAAACAGAccaaagaagtgagagagagagagagagagagagagagagagagagagagagagagagagagagagagagagagaggtaatgatgTATTACCACAGCGGCAAGGTCGTTCAGAATcgactgtctgtctgtgaaaGCTGTGTACAAAAGAGCCCTcttgaatattcatatttctaCCTCTTTAACAACAGACACTCATACGCATacgtatttttgtaaatattattcctCTGCCCCCTCATCAATAATCAGGACCTCATTATTTAGCGGATaatctcttttcatttgtttatacgCATGCGCGAGTTTCTTGGGACACCCCCCCCCCCGGGCTCCCTGCCCCATACGTACAAATCACCGTACgcacactggtatatatatatatatatgaataaaggacCTATGGAAATGAGAAGTTCTTCGACAGCGAGGTGAAACATTTGCTGTATATTGGTGTTTTTTTAGCTGTTCGGCGAATCTGGTAGCCCTCGGCAGGAAaatggggatcagggatcaattgcgaatgtgaaagGAATATGGATGTCAGAGGAGAGTAATAATAAGATAGCGAGACAGAACCCATCGACTTTTGTTGTACTTTCTGACACGACAAATAGATGGCGTTTGACAAGAAAAACACATTcttggttagaaaaaaaaaaaaaacacctctacATCATAGTCGTGGGAAAAAAAGCCAAGTGGCCTGTCATGTGTCACTCACGCGTGGCGTTGACAGGCGGATCCGGTCATTGACAGGGGATAGAGGGGAGCACTGGTCCTGTCAGTCAGGCGAAAAAGATTTGGCTGAATTCCCTCGGTCTTATGTTTCCTGTCTGCTGTTTTAAAGGATTTTGACGTTTCTTGTCCTTTGTGGTGTCTCTCCTTTATATTCTATGGGTTTTTTCCATCCTGATAATctgtcattttaataataataataataataataataataataataataataatcttttatttcagctcagggtcatATACAGAGATAGATATTTAGATGCAATACAGTACAGAAAATATAGATACGCgagaaaaaagttataataataataatatataataataataataatatccttaattTCAAGTTAGGATCATATACAGACATAGGCAAGGTATATTCAATAGGGCACGCAAAATTTAGATAGAAGAGATAAAAAGCAATGATAATGAACAGTTACTCCTAAAAATTgctggtattaataataataataataataataataataataataataattaataaataaataagaagcatCATATAAATTTCTAAGCTCCTCGTGATAACCTCATATTGtactaaacttttttttgtttattttaatttcgcttttttttGTCACGATCTTCAAACCTCTATGAAGTCGGCATCTAggcgttgtgacgccagttttattagtcataagtcaatcaatcaatcctttaTAAAGTGAGGATTGATTTTTCAAAGTACAAAATAGACCTCACTGGATTTGGACGCTGTTATGGTCGACTTTTGACTTTTGGAAACAGCAACAGCCTTGGGCCAGATGGTTGGAACAGAATAACGCTCTTTGGAACGGCCCAGGGGATGTTTGCTAACCCTAGGcacgtaaacaaacaaacaaactgacaaTATTACATGGAACGAAgcagcccccctctctctctctctctctcatatgtgcagtgacattttgtttttgttggcaTAGTTGCTTAGTTTGAATTTGGCATTAGATTAAAGTTTGTTTAgcaatcaaactctctctctctctgtctctctctctctctctctctctctctctctctctctcacacacacataatccttccatttacagtgatttttttttttttttggcatagtTTCTTCACGATTTTTTGAATGTGGCAATAGAATAATGTTTGTATAGCAGTCAAACtcgagtattctctctctctctctctctctctctctctctctctctctctctctctctctctcctcaaatgcGCAGTGATGTTTCTTCTTGCCATGGGCTCTTTACTGTTTGTTTGAACGTGGCGTTTGAATAATGTTTGGTTAGTAATCCCACCTCAAAAATAACGAACTTAACGACTCGTTGGTGCGTGTATGTGcttatgaaacaaacaaaacaaacacatgtCACCAGTAATCTCCTTACGCGAATCATGTTTGGTAGAATGGAGTCACTTTCTCCGTGTGGATCTGTACAGGATTTGTGCGGGATTTATATACTTACTTcgttttttttgtgaattaagaGGGAataacgtgcagagagagagagagagagagagagagagagagagagagagagagagagaggctgtagtCGAGAAGTATCATGAAATGCAATTCGTTATCCCCTTGGGGCACCTGTCAGAGATCAGTCCAAGGTCACGGCTCCAAAGTTTTTAGTCAAGACGACAaaaggtcatctctctctctctctctctctctctctctctctctctctctctctctctctctctgtaatgctCGCTGAATGAAAAGTGATCTTCGTGTACAtacgaagattctctctctctctctctctctctctctctctctctctctctctctcagcagtgatGCCAAGCTTCTTCGCGTCGAGTTCCCAAGTCTTGGGCGACATTCCCCAACGTAAACAACAGAAGTCGTGTGAGAACAGGAAGTGGCGTTAATATTCCCCTTTTCTTTCGGGCGTTAAGAACGCCATAACATGAAAGGGCGTCTGTGGGAGGATCCTACGctctatcctatcctatcctcTCTCCTAGCGTGAAAAACAGGTTCAGTATCCTGTTGacgcgagaggaggaggaggaggaggaggaggaggaggaggaggaggaggaggaggaggaggaggaggaggaggaggaggaggagggggccaTTTCTGAGAACCGAGGATTCAGCTGGAATCTGCGACATTTGAATTGGGTAGTGGTTTTGTTTTGCTCTTGATAAGAACGTGTATTGGATGTCCTTTTAATGTTGTCAATTGGAAGTGAATCATTGTAGGTTATCTGTATCAATCGTAAACgcagctgtaataataataataataataataataatagtgtttctGGTGTATCAGTTATGAAGACAGctgtaatattataataataataataataataataataataataataataataataataatagtgtttctGGTGTATCAGTTATGAAgacagctgtaataataataataataataataatgtttttggtGTATCAGTTATGCAGgcagctgtaataataataataataataataataataataataataataataataaatacagaaacatgacgttattttttatttatcaaggaTGTCTACATTCATAGTTTACCTAATTACTTTGTTGTGACGCCATAGTTAGGTATTGAAACAATCAATTGCATGCTTACTagatcagctgagagagagagagagagagagagagagagagagagagagagagagagagtgccaaggTCATTTGTAAAGGGGTCTCGTCGTTTACAACAATCATGACTAATTCATTTTCAGAATTCACACaatgctatatactgtatatacttttcaactgagagagagagagagagagagagagagagagagagagagagagagaggagagagagagagagagagagagagagagagagggaaacttaaTTTGAATAGAATTTTCCAGATCTAACTATATGAACTAATATTTattgctaggagagagagagagagagagagagagagagagagagagagagagagagagaaacttaatttGGAATAGATTTTTCAGATCTAACTATATGAACTAATATatattgctagagagagagagagagagagagagagagagagagagagagagagagagagagagagagagagagagagagaaacttaatttGGAATAGATTTTTCAGATCTAACTATATGAACTAATATatattgctagagagagagagagagagagagagagagagagagagagagaaacttaatttGGAATAGAGTTTTCAAATCTAGCTATTATGAGCTAACATttattgctagagagagagagagagagagagagagagagagagagagtatgtgtaaGGTGTTTTATcaaccttcccccctccccccgttccTCCCTCTACCCCGGATGTATGGGGCCTATAGCCAGGGGAATGAACCAACGATTCGGTGTGTTTTGGACGGGAAGGTAAATTGACTGTGTTACGTAACGGCCATtgccctctcttcttcttcttcttcttcttcttcttcttcttctgcttcatcttcttctttttttcttcttctttctttctttcttcttcttctttttttctttcttcttttttctttcttctttcgttctttctttcttttcttcttcttcttcttcttcttcttcttctttctttcattctttctatctgtctttctatctttctttctttcttccttcttcttcttcttcctcttcttcttcttcttcttctttctttcattctttctatctgtctttctatctttctttctttcttccttcttcttcttcttcctcttcttcttccttcttcttcttctttttcttctttctttctttctttctttctttcttcttcttcttcttcttctcggacATCGTAAGTGATCATTGTCAAGGatatgatgactctctctctctctctctctctctctctctctctctctctctttaattgctCTTCCACTCGCCCCGAGCCCCCGTGGGCGCTAAGTGGTCTTGTTCTGTGATATATTTGCTCTCGTAACAAATAATGA
Protein-coding regions in this window:
- the LOC136849438 gene encoding uncharacterized protein yields the protein MKWRRGGGGGGGGGGGGGGGGGGGGNAHSLMYLEMKGKGLKREKQVQYPVDARGGGGGGGGGGGGGGGGGGGGGGGGGGGHF